From the Xylanibacillus composti genome, one window contains:
- a CDS encoding LuxR C-terminal-related transcriptional regulator, with protein sequence MDQTYTTILKTKVTPPDPKDAHIRRNRLLDLLTEGLKGRLTLVTAPAGFGKTTLLTQWVHAGQATCTWLSLDDMDNDIVRFWRYVAHALAPALPPFIRERVLELSQAMPSLSIYTFLDSFLNELFALSKGIVIILDDYHVIRDTHIHDSLAYFIDYLPPVVHMMISSRSELPFSAAKWTAHNEHVAIDIRKLQFTQDETEEFYTNKLDTSLSSEQVEQLRLRTEGWAVGLQLVTLSLRSEMNRDQYIQAFSGDNRNVSDFLFHEVITKLPAELYRFLLDTSVLPRMNASIADAAASRTDSQNMLETVKQLNLFLVPLDDRDIWFRYHHLFAQFLQSQFKKNEPEQWLAANRSASKSFAAHSFMDEAIHLALEAQDFELAQEYLEQHIPAVLRRGENETLLHWFRRFPAEAALAPELTLLYAFVLVLAGELPEADQLLEKVEETFSTMAETERRGQLQSGILFVRANLMFLNGDFKKWLAFVDGLLDKILPENALFYNHNYNLTEPLMRRTPLGLRGRLSADAEMIGLLFTGNLESHGWAHSLISLYVKQTMLEGYYEWNRLDCCREMVTAVEKALAQQHIPGLAIPLAITQARLHLVNNCPQLAHDRIQDEMRTVPDAHWLRLLRAFQMRVYLLEGRTAQAKKIAARLGLSAKDKPTFDQEYMYISYVRLLGKQHKENEALRLLELMKPQAEREQLISSIVEISVLQALLEAQRGQRDAALLPIHEALKLGEQNGYVRSFVDEGPAMHTLLTHYLKTRTEDTQRLPVSDVTEEYVRKLIGSFPADSEPPTGRPAALVESLSQSEHSMLRLLNQGATNKQIAQELALSAGTVRVYLSRMYGKLGVSSRTQALLVARDLQLLE encoded by the coding sequence ATGGATCAAACCTACACCACTATCCTAAAAACCAAAGTCACCCCTCCCGACCCGAAGGATGCCCACATCAGGCGCAACCGCTTGTTGGACTTGCTTACAGAAGGATTAAAGGGCCGCCTGACACTCGTAACCGCCCCTGCCGGTTTCGGCAAGACGACGCTCCTGACCCAGTGGGTCCACGCCGGACAGGCGACCTGCACCTGGTTATCGCTGGATGATATGGACAATGACATCGTCCGATTTTGGCGGTATGTTGCACATGCGCTCGCCCCGGCGCTTCCCCCGTTCATCCGTGAACGAGTCTTGGAGCTGTCTCAAGCCATGCCGAGTCTGTCCATCTATACGTTTCTCGACTCGTTCCTAAATGAGCTGTTCGCACTATCCAAAGGGATCGTCATCATCCTGGATGATTATCACGTTATTCGCGATACTCACATCCATGACAGCCTTGCTTACTTCATCGACTACTTGCCTCCTGTTGTGCACATGATGATTTCCTCCCGCTCCGAGCTGCCTTTTTCTGCTGCCAAATGGACCGCCCATAACGAACATGTCGCGATCGATATAAGGAAGCTGCAATTTACGCAGGATGAGACCGAGGAATTTTATACCAATAAATTGGACACTAGCTTGTCCAGCGAGCAGGTCGAGCAGCTTCGCCTGCGAACGGAAGGCTGGGCGGTCGGGTTGCAGCTGGTGACACTTTCCCTTCGTTCTGAAATGAACCGCGACCAATATATCCAAGCGTTCAGCGGCGACAACCGGAACGTCTCGGACTTCCTGTTCCATGAAGTAATAACCAAGCTGCCTGCTGAGCTGTACCGCTTCTTGCTGGATACCTCCGTTCTCCCCAGAATGAATGCTTCGATCGCTGATGCGGCTGCTTCTCGGACAGACAGCCAGAACATGCTCGAGACAGTCAAGCAGCTGAACCTGTTCCTCGTGCCGCTCGACGACCGGGATATCTGGTTCCGCTACCATCATTTGTTCGCCCAATTCCTGCAGAGCCAGTTCAAGAAGAACGAGCCCGAGCAGTGGCTTGCCGCCAACCGGTCGGCCAGCAAGAGCTTCGCCGCGCACAGCTTCATGGATGAAGCGATCCATCTTGCGCTGGAAGCGCAGGACTTCGAGTTGGCTCAAGAATATCTGGAGCAGCACATCCCAGCCGTGCTGCGAAGAGGAGAGAACGAAACCTTGCTGCATTGGTTTCGGCGATTTCCGGCAGAAGCGGCGCTTGCGCCCGAGCTCACGCTTCTGTACGCGTTCGTTCTTGTGCTGGCCGGAGAGCTGCCGGAAGCGGATCAGCTGCTGGAGAAGGTTGAAGAAACCTTCTCGACGATGGCCGAAACGGAGCGAAGAGGCCAGTTGCAAAGCGGCATCTTGTTCGTTCGAGCCAACCTGATGTTTTTGAATGGGGATTTCAAGAAGTGGCTTGCGTTCGTCGATGGATTATTGGACAAGATCTTGCCGGAGAATGCCCTTTTCTACAATCACAATTACAACTTGACTGAGCCGCTGATGAGACGAACACCGCTTGGCCTTAGAGGCCGCCTCTCCGCCGACGCAGAAATGATCGGTCTCTTGTTCACCGGAAATCTGGAGTCCCATGGCTGGGCGCATTCTCTCATTAGCTTATATGTCAAGCAAACCATGCTCGAAGGGTATTATGAATGGAACCGTCTCGATTGCTGCCGGGAGATGGTGACCGCAGTCGAGAAAGCATTGGCACAGCAGCATATTCCGGGCTTGGCTATCCCGTTGGCGATTACGCAGGCTCGCCTTCATCTGGTCAACAATTGCCCGCAGCTTGCCCATGACCGGATCCAGGATGAGATGCGTACCGTCCCTGACGCGCACTGGCTTCGCCTTCTCCGAGCGTTCCAAATGCGGGTGTACCTGCTCGAAGGCCGTACTGCCCAGGCCAAGAAAATAGCAGCCAGGCTCGGCTTATCCGCCAAGGACAAGCCTACTTTCGATCAGGAGTATATGTATATCTCTTACGTAAGACTGCTTGGCAAGCAACACAAGGAGAACGAAGCTCTGCGTCTGCTGGAGCTGATGAAGCCCCAGGCCGAGCGGGAGCAGCTGATCTCCAGCATCGTGGAGATCTCCGTGCTTCAAGCCTTGCTGGAAGCGCAGCGCGGTCAGCGGGATGCTGCCCTGCTGCCTATCCACGAAGCGCTGAAGCTGGGGGAACAGAACGGCTATGTGCGCAGCTTTGTGGATGAAGGGCCTGCGATGCATACCTTGTTGACGCATTATCTGAAGACACGTACGGAAGATACGCAGAGATTGCCCGTGTCCGACGTGACCGAGGAGTATGTGCGCAAGCTGATTGGATCGTTCCCCGCTGACAGCGAGCCGCCGACAGGCCGTCCAGCAGCGCTAGTCGAATCGCTCAGCCAAAGCGAGCACAGCATGCTGCGGCTTCTGAACCAGGGCGCAACCAACAAGCAGATCGCTCAGGAGCTTGCCCTGTCCGCCGGAACCGTGCGGGTGTACCTGTCCCGCATGTATGGGAAGCTCGGCGTCTCTTCCCGCACGCAGGCCTTGCTTGTCGCGCGCGACCTGCAGCTGCTGGAATAG
- a CDS encoding M56 family metallopeptidase — MTEGLVFLLTASLAGTIVWVLQCSARPITQRAFSQAWHYYSSLIPVFFLLGGAEAVNRTVSFARSLWSSTVMVGPDAGAIAGPTSLVQAAASDISWVRPLLDSLLHYAYIQELTFIATLVWAAGSATFLVVHIAIYRGFKRAILQPSRECRIAPDAVKAAKVRISPAAATPMVIGFWKPLIVLPDIPIEDKQLAMILAHERMHIKRRDLLVKLIVQLAHAIHWFNPAVYSLGRQIHLYCELSCDEKVVRDMDTEGRRAYGSALLTMLEYGVMRRNVLGVSSLNSPKEDMKRRLGNLMNVKKTATSMVTLSLAASLALIGGGAYAASAVGSAAKAFPMLSPLEEGRNITLTRASDGAHIVSYDKDGNRLSAPPSYAPRELTPDEMMVRILMHIEKGLAVPEGYITDLQSQGRTDLLSALFEETSALSVRLMDNSVAVYTQDDVVQPAK, encoded by the coding sequence ATGACGGAAGGATTGGTTTTTCTTCTCACAGCATCGCTCGCAGGCACAATTGTCTGGGTTCTGCAGTGCAGTGCAAGGCCAATCACCCAAAGAGCATTTTCACAAGCCTGGCACTATTATTCGTCCCTCATCCCTGTATTTTTCCTCCTTGGCGGCGCAGAGGCTGTGAATCGAACCGTATCGTTTGCACGTTCGCTCTGGTCTTCTACTGTGATGGTCGGCCCGGATGCCGGAGCCATTGCCGGTCCCACCTCTCTAGTGCAGGCGGCGGCGAGCGACATTTCATGGGTAAGGCCGTTGCTGGACTCGCTGCTGCACTATGCGTACATACAGGAGCTGACCTTTATCGCCACCCTGGTTTGGGCTGCCGGCAGCGCGACCTTCCTTGTCGTGCACATCGCAATCTATCGGGGATTCAAGCGGGCGATTTTGCAACCAAGCCGCGAATGCCGCATAGCCCCGGATGCCGTGAAGGCCGCGAAGGTCAGAATAAGCCCTGCCGCAGCAACGCCTATGGTGATAGGCTTTTGGAAGCCCCTTATCGTGCTGCCGGATATCCCTATTGAGGACAAACAGCTGGCCATGATTCTTGCACATGAGCGGATGCATATTAAGCGCCGCGATTTGCTCGTCAAGCTGATCGTTCAGCTGGCCCATGCGATACACTGGTTCAATCCCGCAGTCTATTCCCTTGGCAGGCAAATCCATCTGTACTGTGAACTGTCTTGCGACGAGAAAGTTGTGCGGGACATGGACACGGAAGGCCGCAGAGCGTACGGATCGGCGCTCTTAACCATGTTGGAATATGGCGTGATGCGGAGGAATGTTTTGGGCGTCAGCAGTTTGAACAGCCCGAAGGAAGACATGAAAAGGAGGCTTGGAAATCTAATGAATGTCAAAAAGACTGCAACATCTATGGTCACGTTATCCCTTGCCGCTAGCTTGGCGCTAATCGGGGGCGGCGCATATGCCGCAAGTGCGGTCGGCTCCGCTGCCAAAGCGTTCCCCATGCTCAGTCCGCTGGAAGAAGGAAGAAATATCACTCTGACTCGCGCCAGCGATGGGGCACACATCGTCTCCTACGACAAAGACGGGAACAGATTGTCCGCACCTCCAAGCTATGCGCCAAGAGAGCTTACGCCCGATGAAATGATGGTTCGCATCCTCATGCATATCGAAAAAGGATTGGCTGTGCCGGAAGGATATATCACGGACTTGCAAAGCCAAGGCCGAACTGATTTGCTGTCTGCCTTGTTCGAGGAAACAAGCGCGCTCTCCGTTCGACTGATGGATAACAGCGTTGCGGTTTATACCCAAGACGATGTGGTTCAACCAGCAAAATAA
- the sstT gene encoding serine/threonine transporter SstT, which produces MKSIIRKWNQISLIQRILAGIAAGIILALTVPDAARAVSIFGTLFVGALKSVAPILVLFLVMSAISNSKQGRPTHIRAIVILYFVSTFLAGFIAVAASYLFPVTLSLATHVHDLSPPEGITEVLRTVLFNVVDNPVSALLNANYIGILAWAILLGIALKRASDTTKNALAHLSDAIAQIVKWVIQLAPLGIMGLVFDAITTNGLSSLIEYGKLLVILVGCMLFIALVVNPFIVYCNIRKNPYPLVFRCLRESAITAFFTRSSAANIPINMRLCERLKLDADTYAVSIPLGATINMAGAAVTVSVLTLAAVHTLGIQVDFGTALLLSILSAISAAGASGVAGGSLLLIPLACSLFGIPNEIAIQVVGVGFIIGVLQDSCETALNSSSDALFTATAEYAQRRKAGEDIVIPS; this is translated from the coding sequence ATGAAAAGCATCATACGCAAATGGAACCAAATCAGCCTTATTCAACGCATATTGGCCGGGATCGCGGCCGGAATCATCCTGGCTTTGACCGTACCGGACGCCGCGCGAGCGGTTTCCATATTCGGCACGCTGTTCGTAGGCGCATTGAAATCGGTCGCGCCCATCCTGGTCTTGTTCCTGGTTATGTCTGCCATTTCCAATTCCAAGCAGGGCCGACCCACGCATATCCGCGCCATTGTCATCCTATACTTCGTGAGCACCTTTCTGGCCGGCTTCATTGCAGTGGCCGCCAGTTATCTTTTTCCGGTCACTTTGTCGCTCGCCACACACGTGCATGACTTGTCCCCGCCCGAGGGCATCACAGAAGTGCTGCGCACGGTGCTGTTCAACGTGGTGGACAATCCGGTCAGCGCTCTCCTGAATGCCAACTATATCGGCATCCTGGCCTGGGCTATCCTGCTCGGCATTGCGCTGAAGCGCGCTTCAGACACTACGAAGAACGCGCTGGCGCATCTATCAGATGCGATAGCCCAAATCGTAAAGTGGGTCATTCAGCTGGCTCCATTGGGCATTATGGGGCTCGTATTTGACGCTATTACGACCAACGGGCTGTCCTCGTTGATCGAATACGGCAAGCTGCTGGTCATCCTGGTCGGATGCATGCTGTTCATCGCGCTTGTCGTCAATCCGTTCATTGTGTATTGCAATATCCGCAAGAATCCTTATCCGCTTGTATTCCGCTGCTTGCGGGAGAGCGCAATTACCGCCTTCTTCACACGCAGCTCCGCAGCCAACATTCCGATTAACATGCGATTGTGCGAAAGGTTGAAGCTGGATGCGGATACGTATGCCGTGTCCATCCCGTTAGGCGCGACCATCAATATGGCGGGCGCAGCAGTGACTGTCTCCGTCTTGACTCTGGCCGCCGTGCACACGCTCGGCATCCAGGTAGACTTCGGCACGGCGCTGCTGCTAAGCATCTTGTCCGCCATATCCGCTGCCGGCGCATCAGGCGTCGCCGGCGGGTCGCTCCTGCTCATTCCGCTCGCCTGCAGCCTGTTCGGCATCCCGAATGAGATTGCCATTCAGGTCGTTGGCGTTGGCTTTATCATCGGCGTGCTGCAGGATTCCTGCGAGACAGCGCTGAACTCATCCTCCGATGCCCTGTTCACCGCCACTGCCGAGTACGCCCAGCGGCGCAAAGCAGGAGAGGACATCGTTATCCCTTCTTGA
- a CDS encoding S-layer homology domain-containing protein yields MKLALPQKRHLSLLTAVILIMSMILPAFAVGASAVSLSDIQNHWASKSLTDWVDKGLVQGYEDGTFKPNDEIKRAEFFALVNRVFGFTEEAEVSFKDVTPEKWFAPEIAKAAAAGYITGYEDGTIKPNREISRQEAAVILANVLSLDLSVNAGVADPFKDAADIASWSKQAVEAVVAAGVMQGYPDATYRPGISITRAEAVVALDQSLKSEEQPATVLEGTVTSNGLPVEGAQVKLREKDGYAAIDNALTDQNGKYSFSVEAGTYDLTVAKGEAVAFQSDVQVQPDTAASLDFTLVQGVELSGQLLDSSRNAVAGEEVFFTTNPTFDTTTDEDGHFTAYVLADRNYTLRIASDGTGTQEYEVIATDVKVGTDPIELGILNTASNLNVTGGSSKKNNNRPPVGDPEAFFISGLQVVVDGQPTDAIFAQEPTEATVHISLSTNGDADVTLYKVDAGNQVVAQLATLHDDGDRANGDSIKSDGVYSGIITLDESEEGFIRLQARTGAQSSSVFRLSVVNHLTDEQFAQVMHQTQTTQDKFNELAAQYAGDVQRAKEETVAWLGTQPEVESAGVSGENGSVWFVMSSGILGGISIAPDNSKGLSAATATAESVTAFAAQTLTQTGSQVGSKRVAIVSPFADVLSSATVYDAVYADISQSDYPFQVNRVKNAAADVAFFKGLNQYGLIVLDTHGDTFYDETILQALHEKYGIEFPYAGPQVMVLTGEQATSANRAMHEIDLKKGRLAIISGYYAITPSFITRYNDSMPDSIIFNGSCRSLFNDSMADAFINNGAQTYYGYTNYVTLAYDQAIVTSVMNSLIEQGMSTAEAFDAAVDAHGASDGLASFAMKGSSIGMKTEGIVNGTFENGTWNGWNGNGDVRVITQLGPVKPTDGSYMAIISTGLGFENNDVNGGVFDYNSDSYIEQNFLIPAGATRLSFDYNFISEEPTEFVGSVFDDTFHATVTSSVYVSDNLLPELDVEGTTVTQQVYSGLGTVISSGNGEYTYLIAAESINASQHYWTEENQVDIDFYGGDDTAYMTNWKHMVVDVSAFAGQGPIILRFHVWDQGDSIYDTAVLIDNIVLE; encoded by the coding sequence ATGAAGCTAGCGTTGCCACAGAAAAGACATCTTTCATTATTAACTGCCGTCATCCTTATCATGTCCATGATCCTGCCGGCTTTTGCAGTCGGAGCATCTGCGGTGTCCTTATCGGATATTCAGAATCACTGGGCCTCCAAGTCATTGACGGATTGGGTGGACAAAGGACTCGTTCAAGGCTATGAGGATGGTACCTTTAAGCCTAACGACGAGATTAAACGGGCGGAATTTTTTGCACTGGTCAACAGAGTCTTCGGTTTCACGGAGGAGGCGGAAGTCAGCTTCAAGGATGTTACGCCGGAGAAGTGGTTTGCACCAGAGATTGCGAAAGCGGCGGCAGCAGGATACATAACAGGCTATGAGGACGGAACCATTAAGCCGAACCGAGAAATCAGCCGCCAAGAGGCTGCAGTTATTCTGGCCAATGTTCTGTCGCTGGATCTATCCGTGAACGCTGGTGTGGCAGACCCATTCAAAGATGCGGCGGACATTGCATCGTGGAGCAAGCAAGCTGTCGAGGCTGTTGTGGCTGCCGGAGTTATGCAGGGGTATCCGGATGCTACTTATAGACCCGGCATTTCCATTACCCGGGCGGAAGCGGTGGTGGCCCTTGACCAGTCGCTGAAGAGCGAAGAACAACCAGCAACTGTGCTGGAGGGAACCGTTACTAGCAACGGTCTTCCTGTAGAAGGCGCGCAAGTCAAGCTGAGGGAAAAAGACGGGTACGCAGCGATAGACAATGCGTTGACCGATCAGAATGGCAAGTATTCCTTCTCGGTGGAAGCCGGGACTTACGACCTTACGGTTGCAAAGGGCGAGGCTGTTGCCTTCCAGAGTGATGTCCAAGTTCAGCCGGACACAGCTGCAAGCCTGGATTTCACGCTAGTGCAAGGGGTCGAACTTAGCGGCCAATTGCTCGACAGCAGCCGAAATGCTGTTGCTGGTGAGGAGGTTTTCTTCACTACCAATCCAACCTTTGATACAACCACAGATGAAGACGGTCATTTCACCGCGTACGTGTTGGCAGACCGCAATTACACTTTGCGGATTGCAAGCGACGGTACAGGTACGCAGGAATACGAAGTGATTGCGACAGATGTTAAGGTAGGGACTGACCCGATAGAGCTGGGCATCCTCAATACCGCCTCCAATCTCAACGTGACTGGAGGAAGCAGCAAGAAGAACAATAACCGTCCCCCTGTCGGCGATCCGGAAGCCTTTTTCATCAGCGGTCTGCAGGTTGTTGTCGATGGACAGCCGACTGATGCCATTTTCGCCCAGGAGCCGACAGAAGCAACGGTTCATATTTCCTTAAGCACGAACGGTGACGCTGATGTGACGCTGTACAAGGTGGACGCAGGCAATCAGGTGGTGGCTCAACTGGCGACGCTGCACGACGACGGTGATCGTGCCAATGGAGACAGCATCAAGTCCGATGGCGTGTACAGCGGAATCATAACCTTGGATGAAAGTGAAGAAGGCTTCATACGCTTGCAAGCAAGAACAGGTGCCCAATCGAGCAGTGTGTTCCGCCTTTCGGTGGTCAATCATCTGACCGATGAGCAGTTCGCACAAGTGATGCATCAGACCCAAACCACCCAGGACAAATTCAATGAACTCGCCGCTCAGTATGCGGGTGATGTTCAGAGAGCGAAGGAAGAGACGGTGGCTTGGCTGGGAACGCAGCCAGAGGTCGAAAGCGCAGGGGTTTCCGGCGAGAACGGCAGTGTCTGGTTTGTGATGAGCTCCGGCATACTGGGCGGCATATCCATCGCACCCGACAATTCCAAGGGGCTGTCGGCGGCAACAGCAACCGCTGAGAGTGTGACTGCATTCGCAGCGCAGACCTTGACACAAACCGGCAGCCAAGTCGGAAGCAAACGGGTTGCCATTGTCTCGCCGTTCGCTGACGTCCTTTCTTCCGCTACTGTGTATGATGCTGTCTATGCGGATATCAGTCAATCGGATTATCCTTTCCAGGTGAACCGAGTCAAAAATGCGGCAGCGGATGTGGCATTTTTCAAGGGCTTGAATCAATACGGGCTGATTGTATTGGATACGCATGGCGATACGTTCTATGATGAAACTATCCTTCAGGCACTGCACGAGAAGTACGGCATTGAATTCCCGTATGCCGGCCCGCAGGTGATGGTTTTGACAGGGGAGCAGGCGACAAGCGCGAACCGGGCCATGCACGAAATCGATTTGAAGAAGGGCAGACTGGCGATCATCTCCGGCTATTATGCCATCACGCCTTCCTTTATTACGCGATATAACGATTCCATGCCGGACTCCATTATCTTCAACGGTAGCTGCCGCAGCTTGTTTAACGATTCGATGGCGGACGCCTTTATCAATAACGGGGCGCAGACCTATTACGGCTATACGAATTACGTTACGCTTGCCTACGATCAAGCCATCGTTACATCTGTGATGAATAGTCTGATCGAGCAAGGGATGAGTACAGCGGAAGCGTTCGATGCTGCGGTTGACGCGCATGGCGCGAGCGACGGATTGGCTTCCTTCGCCATGAAGGGGAGCAGCATCGGCATGAAGACAGAGGGCATCGTGAATGGAACGTTCGAGAACGGAACCTGGAACGGCTGGAACGGGAATGGCGATGTTCGCGTCATTACGCAGCTCGGCCCAGTCAAGCCGACGGACGGAAGTTACATGGCCATCATCAGCACCGGATTGGGATTTGAGAATAATGATGTCAACGGCGGTGTGTTTGATTACAATTCAGACAGCTACATCGAACAGAATTTCTTGATTCCCGCCGGCGCAACACGGCTCTCTTTTGACTATAACTTTATTTCTGAGGAGCCGACAGAGTTTGTAGGAAGTGTGTTCGACGATACCTTCCATGCAACAGTGACCTCGAGTGTGTATGTGTCCGACAATCTGCTGCCTGAATTGGATGTGGAGGGCACTACTGTCACGCAGCAGGTATACAGTGGCTTGGGTACGGTTATTTCAAGCGGCAACGGCGAATACACATACCTGATAGCGGCAGAGTCGATTAATGCCTCGCAGCATTACTGGACCGAGGAGAATCAGGTGGATATCGACTTCTACGGAGGGGACGACACGGCTTACATGACCAATTGGAAGCACATGGTCGTTGATGTTAGCGCGTTCGCAGGTCAGGGACCGATCATTCTTCGTTTCCATGTCTGGGATCAAGGAGACAGCATCTATGATACGGCAGTCCTGATCGATAACATTGTGCTGGAATAG
- a CDS encoding copper amine oxidase N-terminal domain-containing protein gives MRKMKRMTIGMLISLLIGMLISLLIGMPAHAADGYFWSDAKPLPSCSQNSREGGRGQMGIVIDGEKVELDLPACEEASKNHVFVTVDGKYLNTVAGIGAEPFIENGRTMLPLRVLADAFGFEVDWAQPEQKITLAKDGKETVLHIGKPEMLVDGNKIALTGAVPLIRSNVTFLPVRQLAEVLGIQVGWDEATRTAQFSNR, from the coding sequence ATGAGAAAAATGAAGCGTATGACTATCGGCATGTTGATTTCTTTGCTGATCGGCATGTTGATTTCTTTGCTGATCGGCATGCCTGCGCATGCAGCAGACGGCTACTTCTGGTCGGATGCCAAGCCTCTCCCTTCCTGCAGCCAGAACAGCAGGGAAGGCGGACGCGGTCAGATGGGAATCGTCATAGATGGCGAAAAAGTAGAGCTTGATCTCCCTGCATGTGAGGAAGCAAGTAAAAACCATGTTTTCGTTACGGTGGATGGAAAGTACTTAAATACCGTAGCCGGGATAGGAGCAGAGCCTTTTATTGAGAATGGCCGAACCATGCTTCCCTTAAGAGTGCTTGCGGACGCATTCGGATTTGAGGTGGACTGGGCGCAGCCGGAACAAAAAATTACGCTGGCCAAGGACGGCAAGGAGACTGTCTTGCATATCGGAAAGCCGGAGATGCTGGTGGACGGCAACAAGATCGCTCTCACTGGCGCCGTGCCGTTGATCCGAAGCAACGTGACCTTCCTGCCTGTCAGACAGCTTGCCGAAGTGCTCGGCATTCAGGTCGGCTGGGATGAAGCGACCAGAACGGCGCAATTCTCCAACAGATAG
- a CDS encoding BlaI/MecI/CopY family transcriptional regulator, which translates to MKSLGKLSETELEVMEAIWACATPVTVAQLLEAFSSKKWKTSTVSTILKRLMAKGFLSKSMNGKTNYYAPALSWDAYKKLETQSFLGRLYNGKAKNLIAALVDDAELSPEDMKELRAWFEQKEDRT; encoded by the coding sequence ATGAAATCGTTAGGGAAATTATCTGAAACAGAATTGGAAGTCATGGAGGCAATATGGGCATGCGCAACGCCCGTAACGGTTGCACAGCTCCTGGAAGCGTTCAGCAGCAAGAAGTGGAAGACTTCGACGGTATCGACCATCTTGAAACGGCTTATGGCGAAGGGCTTTTTGTCCAAATCCATGAATGGCAAGACGAACTATTATGCGCCTGCTTTGTCATGGGATGCTTACAAGAAGCTGGAGACCCAAAGCTTCCTCGGCCGCCTGTACAATGGAAAGGCTAAGAATCTAATTGCCGCTCTTGTCGACGATGCCGAGCTGAGCCCGGAGGACATGAAGGAATTGCGAGCATGGTTTGAACAGAAGGAAGACCGCACATGA